In bacterium, the sequence GTGGCTTATTGAATCCTTTTCTTTTGCGGATATTTCTGCAAATGTTCTACCGTCCGGCAAAGCGAAAATAGGATCATAGCCGAAACCGCTTGACCCTCGTTTTTCGCGTGTTATAATCCCATTTATTTGTCCGCAGCGAGTTAGAGCGCGACCATTTGTTAAAACTAGCGCTGATACACAAAGGAAATATGCACCTCTCTCCCCTGCTTTCACATCCTTTAAATCGTGGAGTAATTTATTATTATTATCGTCGTATGTGCATCCGGGACCGGCGAATCTAGCCGAATAAATCCCTGGCCCTCCAGAAAGCGCATCGACGCAAAGGCCACTGTCGTCGGCTAATGCGGGAAACCCGGTGTATTCCACGGCCTCGCGAGCTTTTTTAATGGCGTTTTCCTCGAAAGTCTGGCCGTCCTCGACAGTGTCCGGCATTTTTGGGTAGTCATCCAGCGAGATAAAATCGACAGAAATGCCATCGAGTATCGATGATATTTCACGCACCTTATTTTTATTTCTAGTTGCAAAAACTATTTTCATATAACCTCCATGCAGATTTAATTTTACTATAAAATATTTCAATTTCTATAATAAAGGCAAGATAAAAAGGGAGCGTAAAAAAAGTTTTAATCCGTTCATGAATATTCAAGACCGTCTGTTTTTTTGCTCTCTAAGGCTGTCACGCCCGCTGTTACGTCCTTTGGGCGCAGTGGTTCCCACTCCCCCCTTCCCTTTTCCCTCGTGCCAGCCTCTGTCGATCTCCATCTGATCTAGAATCTGATGGGCACATCAGATTATTTCTTGACCCAGTTGGTTTTTATGAAGGATACACCGTAGCAACCTTATAGAGAAAACGAACCTGATTTACGATAGACTTTTGTGGGAATATCGTAATTTACGACATATGATATTGAATAATATGAGCATAACCTATTATAAAGAATGCTATTACCTTAAACACTTCGAGGAAAATATCATTTAATTATTTCAAATACTTTTTAAAATAATCCTCTGTGTCTGGCAGGCCACCTTGAAGAATCATATATCCGTTGTGCGGTTCGCGTTCGGTGATCTCATGGTTTATGGATTTGTGCATCATCCGCATGACTTCTTTGTGTTCGTTAGTATGACCTAAAACCCAGGAGAGTTTCATCAATGCCGTCTCCGGCAACATATTATCGAGTTGGACGATACCTATGTTTAACAAATCGCGACCAGTGTCATAAACAAACATCTGTGTATAACCCCAAAGGGTTTGCACAGTCATAACAATATGCACACCTGCTTTCCTTGCTCTTTCGAGTGCAGGGAAAAGTGCTCGATTAACGTGCCCAAGCCCAGTGCCGGCAATAACGATTCCACGATAGTCTTTCTCGACAAGTGCATCTACCAAATCGGGTTTCATGCCGGGGTAATAATATAGGATAGTAGTGCGGTCGTCATATACTGCGTCGAGCTTGACCTTACGGTTTTTATCTCGTGGAAGATAGTCTTTGTTAATATATTTGAACCCATCTTTTTTGACCATACAAAGCGGAACATCGCCAAGCGTCCGGAATGTGTTACGGTATGAACTATGCATTTTCCTGCAACGAGTTCCTCTATGAAGAAGACCGTACCGGTCGGATGTCGGTCCAAACATGCAAATTTGGACCTCCGCTATATCGCCGTAAGCCGCAGCATTGACCGCGTGAATTAGATTAAGGGCTGCGTCTGAACTGGGACGATCAGAGCTTCTCTGCGAACCGACGATAACGATTGGCACAGGGCTTTCT encodes:
- the rdgB gene encoding RdgB/HAM1 family non-canonical purine NTP pyrophosphatase translates to MKIVFATRNKNKVREISSILDGISVDFISLDDYPKMPDTVEDGQTFEENAIKKAREAVEYTGFPALADDSGLCVDALSGGPGIYSARFAGPGCTYDDNNNKLLHDLKDVKAGERGAYFLCVSALVLTNGRALTRCGQINGIITREKRGSSGFGYDPIFALPDGRTFAEISAKEKDSISHRAKAFKKISEIIRNLIDGKEL
- the gatD gene encoding Glu-tRNA(Gln) amidotransferase subunit GatD, which gives rise to MSDKKTEKKDKLKGYKGLARERLGQWGVGVWSDVRIVNDKGSVFEGVILPRSETYDDLHIVVKLKTGYNVGIHVDRVLEIVELGYKEAFYKMPEKEFPTDPKLPNVTLLGTGGTIASRLDYRTGAVIPAFSPGELYSAVPELADICNLKTRMIFGVFSENMAMEQYITLSKAIVEEIEAGTDGIVIGHGTDTMGHTAAILSFMVQESPVPIVIVGSQRSSDRPSSDAALNLIHAVNAAAYGDIAEVQICMFGPTSDRYGLLHRGTRCRKMHSSYRNTFRTLGDVPLCMVKKDGFKYINKDYLPRDKNRKVKLDAVYDDRTTILYYYPGMKPDLVDALVEKDYRGIVIAGTGLGHVNRALFPALERARKAGVHIVMTVQTLWGYTQMFVYDTGRDLLNIGIVQLDNMLPETALMKLSWVLGHTNEHKEVMRMMHKSINHEITEREPHNGYMILQGGLPDTEDYFKKYLK